One Ficedula albicollis isolate OC2 chromosome 15, FicAlb1.5, whole genome shotgun sequence genomic window carries:
- the LOC101814684 gene encoding uncharacterized protein LOC101814684, whose protein sequence is MLESSDVESPELYEAGTSTALFNTPSTEQPVPFGTEAVMEAGTCFGSPVLGETVLRAAASTWQGSFVLHSYGSHPFMNYWPPMCWDPYSTRGVSGPVWTSGVEGITVPLSTVPQGGCVEASSERIIQQSDLQDESLTLRGGQLVTLESVPHSSSQTVFDNPHYPSVPAPCVEESQASGQSQVLEGPVVGSLMDDRYQAACLLCEFSASAWM, encoded by the exons ATGCTGGAATCCAG CGATGTGGAGAGCCCTGAGCTGTATGAAGCTGGAACAAGCACGGCTTTGTTCAACACTCCCAGCACTGAACAACCTGTACCTTTTGGCACTGAGGCTGTGATGGAAGCAGGAACCTGCTTTGGCTCTCCTGTGCTTGGAGAAAcagtgctcagggctgctgccagcacctggcaAGGGAGCTTTGTCCTGCACTCCTATGGGTCCCATCCCTTCATGAATTATTGGCCACCCATGTGTTGGGACCCTTACAGCACCAGAGGAGTCTCTGGCCCTGTGTGGACCTCAGGTGTAGAAG gTATCACAGTTCCCTTGAGCACAGTCCCTCAAGGTGGCTGTGTTGAAGCCAGCTCAGAAAGAATCATTCAGCAGTCAGATTTACAGGATGAAAGCTTAACCCTTAGAGGAGGACAGCTAGTGACCCTGGAATCTGTTCCCCACAG ttcctcTCAGACTGTGTTTGACAACCCTCATTACCCATCTGTTCCTGCACCGTGTGTGGAAGAAAGCCAAGCCTCGGGACAAAGCCAG GTCCTGGAGGGTCCAGTTGTTGGCTCACTAATGGACGACAGGTACCAGGCAGCGTGCCTGCTCTGCGAATTTTCTGCCAGTGCATGGATGTGA